The segment TCTCCTGTTATGCCCTTACAGTAGAAGATAACACCGCCTTAAAAAAACTTATCCAAAAAGGAAGTATAAAACCTGTTGACGAGGATGCTGCCAAAGAGCATTTTGAGGTCCTGTTGCAAGTGCTGAAAGAAGCGGGTTATGTTCATTATGAATTTTCCAATTTTGGGAAGAAGGGATATTTTTCCAGGAATAACACAGCTTACTGGATGGGGAAATCTTATGTAGGCATAGGGCCATCAGCTCACAGCTATGACGGTAAAAACAGGAAGTGGAACGTTAGTAATAATTCGCTATATATTAAAGCTCTTCAGAAAGGAGAAATTCCGGCTGAGGTGGAAGAACTTTCTGTGACTGACAAATACAATGAATATGTAATGACGAGCCTTAGAACTATGTGGGGAATATCTCTGGAAGAGGTACAGCAGCGGTTTGGAAATTCTTACTTAGAGTATCTCATGGAGCAGGCACAGGGACCATTGAGGAAGGAGTTATTGATTATAGATGGAGACAAAATGCAAATTTCAGATAAAGGAAAATTCCTGAGCGATGGCATCGCTGCCGATTTGTTTTTGGTAAATTTGGATGAGGAATAAGAAGAGCGGGAGCAGGTAACGAGGAACCCTTCCGTCTTAATCAGCTAGTGCTGATTAAGCCACCTTCCCTTAAAAAAGGGAAGGAGCAAAGACCTCATAAACATTCCTCCTTTTTATAGGGATTGGCAGCCAAAGGAGGTATGTTAAGGCCTAAATTTTTCAATGAAAGCAGAAATAACCTACAACAATAAAAAATATAAAATTGATCTCTCCAGACCTCTGGATTGTTCTATTGGTTTAAGAGGAGACAATAAAAATCCTGTGGCCTGGTATCTTGATGCCCCAAAAATACAGGCTGTAAAAGGTGAAGGCTTTGTGGGTAAAGTAAGCGAGGGAGGATCAGTAAATTTTAATAGTATACATTTTAACCCGCATGCACATGCCACCCATACAGAATGTGTTGGACATATAACGAGGGAATTTATCAGCATAAATGAAAGCCTCAAAACTTTCTTTTTCACAGCCAGATTAATATCTGTTGAACCGGAAAGAAGAGGAGAGGACCACATCATTACTGAAGAACTGATCAGCAAAAAAGTAAAGCCCGGGGAAGTAGATGCTATAGTAATTAGAACTCTTCCCAATTATATTGAAAAACGGACCCGGCATTACTCACACACCAACTGGCCATACCTCTCTGAAGCCACAGCAAAATACATCAGGGATTGCGGAATAAAACATTTACTTATTGATCTGCCTTCCGTAGACAGGGAAGAGGACGGAGGCAAATTACTGGCACATAAAGCTTTTTGGGACTACCCAAAGAATACCAGGATCAATTCCACTATTACAGAACTTATTTATGTTCCTAATAAGATAGAAGACGGAGATTATTTACTTAATCTTCAGGTGGCATCTTTTGAAAATGATGCGGCACCTTCAAGGCCTGTTTTATATAAAATTGAATAAACAAAATTGCCGCTAAGTTGAAACCGACGGCAATTTTATATATTCTGAAAATCTTCAGAAGAAAAGATTATCCTAAAGCTACTCTTTCAAAAGCAACAATCTTAAGATCTTTGTCTAATGTTTTCACGTATTCAGAAACACTCATTTTGTTATCTTTAATGAAGTCCTGATTTACTAGAGTATTATCTTTAAAGAATCTTTTAATCTTACCTTTAGCAATATTGTCAAGCATTTCTTCTGGCTTTCCTTCTTCTCTTAATTGATCTTTAGCAATTTCAATTTCTTTATCGATTACAGTTTGGTCAACTCCTTCTTCATTAAGTGCCACAGGGTTCATTGCAGCAGCCTGCATAGATACGTCTTTTGCAACTTCTTCAGCACCGTCAACTTTTTTAGAAAGACCTGTTAGAACAGCGATCTTGTTACCTGCGTGAATATAAGATCCTACAAAAGGAGCTTCTAAACTACGGTAGTCACCTATTTCAATCTTTTCTCCAATAACACCTGTTTGCTCAGTAAGTTTGTCCTGAACAGAAATTCCTTTATAGTCAGCAGCAAGTAATTCTTCTTTTGAAGAAGTGTTAAGAGCCATGTCAGCAAGATCAGTCGCCAATTGAATGAAAGATTCGTTTTTGGCAACGAAGTCAGTTTCACAATTAAGAGAAACAATTACTCCTCTTGTAGAGTCGTCGTTTACTTTTGCAATAACAGCACCTTCAGTAGATTCTCTGTCGGCACGGTTTGCAGCTACTTTCTGTCCTTTTTTTCTAAGAACTTCAATAGCCTTGTCAAAATCTCCTTCAGCTTCAACTAAAGCTTTTTTACAATCCATCATACGCATAACGTAGACTTTCTTAATTTATTTACTTCTGCGGCGGTTATATTTGCCATGACGTTTAAAATATTTTTAGTTTATAAAGAATGAGCCGCTTAGTTTTTTTAGAAAAGAAAACTAAACGACTCATGTTTTTAATCAAATATTGATGTTATTCTTCTTCGTCGTTTGAGGAAGTAGCTTTAGCTACAGTCTCTTTTTTGGACTCTAATCTAACATCTTGCTTAGCCTCTTTCATGTCTTTCACATCCTGAGGATCTTTAGAAGGAACTTCTGCGTCTTCTTTAGATCTCTTAGCTTTAGGGGCTTTTGTTCTTGGTTCTCTTTCTTCGTTAGAATCTTCGTCATCCTTAGAATCCTTAGTATTCTTTCTTTCAGAAAGACCTTCTATAATAGAATCGGCAACGTAAGAAACCACCTTGCTTATAGATTTAGATGCATCATCGTTAGATGGGATCACGTAATCTACTTCGCGCGGATCTGAGTTTGTATCAACCATCGCAAAGATTGGAATGTTTAATTTTTGCGCTTCTTTTACAGCAATGTGTTCACGGGTAATATCTACTATAAACAATGCAGCCGGAAGACGGCTCATGTCTGCAATAGATCCTAAGTTTTTCTCCAACTTAGCCCTTAAACGGTCAACCTGTAAACGCTCCTTTTTAGAAAGAGTATTAAAGGTTCCGTCTTTTTTCATCCTGTCAATAGAAGCCATTTTTTTAACGGCTTTACGAATGGTGATAAAGTTGGTAAGCATTCCGCCAGGCCATCTTTCTGTGATGTACGGCATGTTTGCTCTTTCAGCCTGCTCGGTAACGATCTCTTTTGCCTGTTTTTTAGTAGCTACAAAAAGAATTTTTCTACCACTGGCAGAAATTTTTCTTAGGGCCTCACTTAGCCTCCTGCATTTTTGCAGCACTTTTATATAGGTTGATGATGTGAATCCCGTTGCGCTCCATATAAATATATGGGGCCATGTTTGGGTTCCATCTTCTTGTAAGGTGTCCAAAATGTACACCTGCATCAAGTAATTCTTTTACTTCTACTTTGTTTGCCATTTTTGTAATAGTTTACGTTCTGTTGAGATAGCAACAACCAGGTGGCGATTTATAATCCGGCCCTGACCGTTTAGATGCTAAACTAACTTCCGCGGCAAGCGGAATAACAACAAAAATCTTTTAATATTAAATGAACTTTTAGGGCAGTGCCCAAATTTTTTAACGCTTAGAGAACTGGAATTTCTTACGCGCTTTCTTCTGTCCGAATTTCTTACGCTCTACCATTCTTGGGTCTCTTGTCATTAAACCTTCCGGTTTAAGGATCGCACGGTTCTCTGCATCAAGCTCAACCATAGCTCTGGAAAGAGCAAGACGGATAGCTTCTGCCTGACCTGTGATACCACCACCGTATACATTAACTTTAATATCGAAGTTCTCTTCGTTATTAGTCATGTTAAGAGGCTGCATTACCTTGAAGATAAGAGGTCCTGTTGTGAAATACTCGTTTAGATCTTTTTTGTTAACAGTAATGTTACCTTTTCCCTGATTAACATATACCCTTGCAACAGCCGTTTTTCTACGGCCAATTTTGTGAATAACGTCCATTACTTAAGATCGTTTAAGTTAATAGTTTTAGGTTTTTGAGCAGTTTGATCATGTTCAGATCCTGCATAAACCTTTAGATTACGGAATATTGCCGCTCCTAATTTATTCTTAGGAAGCATTCCTTTTACCGCATTTTCAATAAGCCTCTCAGGAGCTTTATTGTATAATTCGGTTGCAGTTAAACTGCGTTGACCCCCAGGATAGCTTAGGTGTGGCGAATGTATTCTTTAGAATCCCATTTCTTTCCTGTTAAGTTGATTTTACTAAGCGTTTGTTACAATTACATTGTCACCGCAATCAACGTGTGGGGTGAAGTTTGGCTTGTACTTACCTCTAAGGAGTTTAGCAACCCCGGAAGCAAGACGACCCAAAGTCTGACCATCAGCATCTACGTGTACCCAGTCTTTGGTCACGGTAGCCTTGTTGGCCGATACTGTTTTGTAGCTTAATGTGTCCACACTAATTAAATTTACTTGTTATTAAACATTCCATTCCCGCTAACACGATTTGATTCGTGAAAACAGGGGTGCAAATGTACAATTATAAATTCATAATGCAAACTGGAGGTAATTAATTTATTAGAAGTGAATTAACTTGTTTGGAATAATTTTCAAAAGTAAGAAAATCGATAACGGACAGGGAGTTAAATGAATCTAAAACCTTGTTTTGTGTCCATTCTACTAAAACTAATCAGCAAATTTAATCGACCAAATACTTTAAATAACGATTAACGGCAATTTAAGTGTTAATAATGTCATAAAATTCTGTCAAAGTATTCTAAATTTGTCCCCGAAAAAGAAAACGATTAATTCCCCCTGCTATGAAAAATTATTTTAAAAATTCTGTTTTGTTAACTGGTCTGTGCTTATCTCTACTATCTTGTGGAGGTGAAGACCTGGATGACCTTAATGCTGAGATCTATTCTCAGGACTTGGTAACTGCCGATATTACTTTTGATCAGGCAGATTTGGTTGGAACCTGGAAGCTGGAATCTATGATTTCTGATATGCCTGTAGATTTTAATGATGCAGATGATGTAAAAAATACTAATATTCTACTTGAGACCAATTGTTTTGACGGTATGAATTATGTTTTTGATGCTGCTAAGTGCTGTAACTGCTACTCAGGCGAGGCTTTATTTTAATTATAATAATACAGGAATTGAAAACTGTGACAGTGGGACTTATACTGCCAGTTATACTTTAACCGGAGATCAACTAAAAATCTCCTTCGTATTTAATGGCCAAAGTGCTTCTGAAACAAGAACAATTATTCTTACAGAAAATAATCAGCTATTGTCAATTTCTCTTCCCCGTAGTGAAGCGTCTCGTTATATTAATGATGATTCAGGAACAGCAACTTCTTCAATAGGAAATGTTGAAATGAAATATAGAAAGGTCAATTAAAAAGTAAAAGGTTCCCGACACAGCGGAGCCACACCAATATTACAGTAAGTGTTAATCCCCCAGCTAAGTGCAGAATTTTTCTCGCTTAACTTATTTTTTTCTAGTATTGAGTATTGAGAATTGAGTAGTGAGTGTCGATTACTTATAATTGTACTGAATTCCTGATTTGTTTTAATTTAAAACAAGCTTTTATAATTGCAATTAACTCCTATTCCGCTTTTGCCGTTTCTTGTTGCTCTTTATTTTTATTTAGTTGGTTTATATACAATTCCTGCACAAGAATAATTATAACCAGGACGAGGGGTGTGGCAAAAATAACTCCCCAAATTCCCGTGAGGGATCCCACTAAAAGCTGGGAAATAATGATAAGGGCGGGTGGTATTTTTATGAGGTGATGTTGTGCCTGAGGATTGATCAAACTGCTTTCCAGAAGTTGTACCACCAGGTAGAGACCTGCTACCCATAAGGCAGTTGAAGGACTTATTGCCAGTGCTACCAATACTGCGGGAATGGCTGCAGCCAAAGGTCCAAAATTAGGAACAAAATTAAGAAGTCCGGCCAATAAGGCCAGAGCCAGCCACATAGGAATATCCAAAATGATCAATCCAATTGCCGTTAAAATAAAAACAGCGAGCATGGCTAAAAATTTTGCAGCCAGCCATTTTTTTAGTCCGGAAGCCAGTTTTTCAAAAACATCATTAGCCTTTTCTCTGCGTTTTGGAGGTACAAGTTGAATAATACCCGATTTATACATATAAGGAGAGGCAGTAAAAAAAACACCTATTATCAGAATAATATAAATATCACCCAGAAAACCAAAAGTGGTAGCAAAAAACCTGGAAATATAAGTCGCCATATCTTCAGACTGCCTGACCTCATTTCCTTTTTCCACAATCTCATGTCCTATAGTGCTGCCATTAAGAGCTTTTTCAACCTTTTCAAATAGCGTTGGCAGATTATCTTCCAGCTCCGCCATTTGCTGGCTCACCTTTGCTCCCACCAGCCAGAAGAAACCAACTGCTAATGCAAGGGTAATGAAAATAGAAAGGCTAAGAGTAATCTTTGAATTCCATCCTGTCCTCTTCCTTAACCAGGTGCTAAATCCCCTAAAATAAGAGGCGATTAACACACTTAAGCAAAAATTAGGATAAGCACACTAAAAGTGGCTTCAAAAAGTAAAAAGATCGCTGCGAGTAAAGAAAATATGCTTAAGCAACAATCCAAACTTTTTGAACAAAGTTGTACTGCTTCACCGAATTTTCGTTTTCAGGCATAATATAATTTCCTATTGATAATTTTGAATTTAGGGAAGTTTTGCGGAGAAAGTAGTTAAGAAGATTTTAAAAGATGGATTTGGAAAGGAAATAGAAAGACCTCACAGGTTTTTAAAACCTGTGAGGTCTGTTATCTCGAAACCAGAAACCAGAAAGCGTTTCTAATGTGCCTCCAGCCAGTTATCACCTATGCCTAATTCCACCTCTAAAGGTACATCCAGTTTAAAAGCATTTTCCATTTCAGATTTGATAATCTTGCTCACCTGCTCCACTTCATCCTTGTGTGCATCAAATACCAATTCATCATGCACCTGTAGTAACATCTTCGTTTTAAATTTGCCTTCTTTTAGCTTTTGATGAATATTGATCATGGCCAGTTTTATGATATCGGCAGCACTTCCCTGGATAGGGGCGTTTACTGCGTTTCTTTCGGCGGCACCCCTCACCACTGCGTTTTGGGAATTTATATCTTTTAAATATCGCCTTCTGCCTAAAACTGTTTGAACATAACCGTTTTCCCTTGCGAATTCTACCTGCTCATTAATAAAATCTCTTAATTGAGGATAGGTAGCATAATAGGTTTCGATAAGTTCTTTGGATTCAGATCTTGAGAGATTGGTTTGATTGCTTAATCCGAATGCAGAAACTCCATACACAATTCCAAAATTTACGGTTTTCGCATTGCTCCTTTGTTCTCTTGTTACTTCCTCAAGAGGCACATTAAAGACTTTGGCTGCTGTAGAAGTGTGAATGTCTTCCCCGCTTTGGAAAGCTTTGATCATATTTTCTTCCTTACTCAAAGCAGCAATTATCCTAAGTTCAATCTGGGAGTAATCGGCAGCTAATAGTACATAATTTTCATCCGTTGGAACAAAAGCTTTTCTTACTTCTCTGCCCCTTTCAGTCCTAATTGGAATATTCTGAAGGTTAGGATTATTTGAACTTAATCTTCCGGTTGCAGCAACGGTCTGAATATAATCTGTGTGTACACGTCCTGTGGTTTTTTCAACCTGGGTTGGCAGTGCATCTATATATGTGTTTTTCAGCTTTACAAGTCCGCGGTAATCGAGAACGCATCGTACAATCTCATGTTCGGTAGCCAGTACAGAAAGAACATCCTCCCCTGTAGAGTACTGTCCCGTTTTGGTTTTCTTTGGCTTCTTTACAAGTTCCAGTTTTTCAAAAAGAATAATTCCAAGTTGTTTGGGCGAACCAATATTAAATTCTTCCCCTGCTTTAGCAAAAATGTTTTCTTCAAGCTCTGCAATATCTTTTTCTAATGCTACGGAAAGAGACTGAAGAAATTCCTCATCCAGCCTTATTCCCTCAAGCTCCATTTCTGCCAGAACTCTTACCAGTGGAATCTCCACTTCCTGAAAAAGTTTTTCTGTATTTGCCTCTTTCAATTCCGGCTCAAAATGCTGTTTTAGTTGCAATACCACATCTGCATCTTCAACAGCATATTCTGTTTGTTTATCGAGTGGAATATCTTTAATCTTTCTTTGATTTTTACCCTTACCGACTAGATCTTCCAGAAGCTGTGGGGAGTAGTTTAAATAAGTTTCAGCAAGAATGCCCATCGTGTGGCGCATGTCGGGATTGATGAGATAATGAGCTATCATTGTGTCAAAGAGAGGCCCTTTGACTTCAATATTATACTTAGCGAGAACTTTAATTTCATATTTCAGGTTTTGCCCGATCTTCTGAATGTTTTCATCCTCAAAGAAAGGTCTTAGCTGCTCAACGTATTCCTTCACTTCTGAATCGTCTTCCGGAAAAGGGAGGTAAAATCCTTCTACAGCTTCCCAGGAAAAGGCAATTCCGCGTAATTTCGCTTCCAGCGGATTTTCACTGGTTGTTTCAGTATCAAAGCATACGCTTTTTTGTTTTTTTAAATTCTGAAGAAAAAGTGACATAGCCATACCGGGTGCAATGCTTTGATACACGTGGGGTTTGTTCTTTAAACTCTTTCTTCCTGAAGTCTTTTCTATTTTTTCAGCGTCTTCTCCAAACAACGAAAACTGCCCGGCACTAAGCAGTTACTGCCTGTGCTTTACCTGTAGCTGTCCCAAGTCACCTGGGGTTGTGGCCCGTTATCCTCGCCAGACCATAACTTTATAAATTGATCTCTAAGCCTTCTAAATTCAAGTTCCTCAAAGATTTCCTGCACCTTCTCAGCATCAGGTGGAGAGAGCTCGTAATCTTCAGCATGAAATTGTACGCTGCAATCACATTTAATAGTAGCGAGTTTCTTGGATAGCAACCCTTGTTCCGCATTCATTTCTACTCTTTCGCGCATCTTTCCCTTCAGCTTATCAGTATTTGCAAGAAGAGCTTCCATACTTCCGAATTCTTTCAGGAATTTCATGGCAGTTTTTTCGCCCACTCCCGGAATTCCCGGAATGTTATCTGATGCATCTCCCATCATTCCCAAAAAATCTATCACCTGTTCAGGACGTTCTACTCCAAACTTCTTTTTTACTTCGGGAATTCCTAAAATCTCTATACCATTCCCCATTCTTGCGGGACGGTACATAAAAATGTTTTCACTTACCAACTGGGCAAAATCTTTATCGGGAGTTACCATAAAAACCTTGTAGCCTTCTCCTTCCGCTTGCTTTGCAAGTGTTCCAATAACATCATCGGCCTCGCAACCCGGCAGCACAACTACCGGAATATGCATGGCTTTTAAAATATCCTGTATATATGGAATGGATTTTAAAATTGGCTCGGGTGTGGCGTCACGATTTGCTTTATATTCACTGTACATTTCTGTACGTTCTGTACTGCCATCTTTGTCAAAACATACAGCCAGATGATCGGGCTTTTCCCTGCGGATTACATCAAAAAGGGAATTCATAAACCCCATAATTGCTGAAGTATCCATGCCTTTGGAGTTCACAATCGGGTTCTTTATAAATGCGTAATAGCCGCGGAAAATTAAGGCGTATGCGTCGAGAAGGAATAAGCGTTTTTGATCTGCCATTGATTGAAATCTTAAGAGAAAGTAAAACTACGAAACTTCCTGCCGCAATTAAAATTCAATTCGTTATTTTGGGGGAGAAGGGAAGGTTAGTATTGAGAATTGAAAAGTGAGTATTGAGAATGAATGAGGAGCGGCAAGACGATTTTCATCTTTTTTACCTTCCGTTTTAAAAGGAAAAACTTGAGTATGAAACAGGAACAGAATTTTTCAATTGCAATTCATGGAGGTGCAGGTACTTTGTTGAAAGGACAAATGACAGCTGAAAAGGAAAAAGAATATCGCCGGGTTTTGAAAAGCGCACTGGATACAGGTTATGAACTATTAGAAAAGGGAGGGACGGCCGTAGATGCAGTTGAAAAAACAGTAAAAATTTTAGAGGATTCTCCTTTATTTAATGCGGGAAAAGGAAGTGTTTTTACTGCAGATGGAACTCATGAAATGGACGCGGCCATTATGGATGGTAAAAATTTACATGCGGGAGCGGTAAGCCTCATAAGCGGAATAAAAAATCCCATTTCTCTCGCCAGAGACGTGATGGAGAAAAGTGGCCATGTGTTTATGGCAGGGGAAGGGGCGATGAAATTTGCAAGAACACTTAACTATTCTTTTGAAGAAGCAGATTATTTTTATGATGAATTCAGGCACGGGCAGTGGCTGGAAATAAAAGATTCAGATAGCTTTCAGTTGGACCATTCTGTGAAAAAAGATTCGAAGTTCGGTACTGTGGGAGCAGTAGCCTGTGACAAAGAGGGAAATATTGCTGCGGCAACTTCTACCGGGGGAATGACCAATAAGAAATTTGGGAGAGTAGGAGATAGCCCGATGATAGGTGCTAAGCAATTATGCAAACAACGACACTTGTGCGGTGTCATGTACGGGGAGCGGAGAGTTTTTTATAAGAGGTGTTGTAGCCTACGATGTTTCCGCATTGATGGAATATAAAGGTTTGAGCCTTAAAGAAGCTGCAAACGAAGTTATTAATAACCGGATACTTAAAATAGGAGGTGACGGCGGACTAATTGCTGTAGACTCTAAAGGTAATGTCGCCCTACCTTTTAATACGGAAGGAATGTACAGGGGGTTTAAAACCTCTTCCGGTTTAGAAGAGGTTTCGATTTATGGATAAAGATTATTTCACTTTATTAAATCTGAAATTCCTCTGACCTTTTTTACTTAACCCGATCTCCAAAAAATCTAGATCAAACTTTTGGAAGTAGCCATTACCTCCACTCTTCTATCAGATATAAAATATTTATCACCCCAGGAGAGCACATGAGTTACTAAATTGCGCATTGTGAGGGGAGTTCCGTCCTTCAGGATCTTATAGTTATTATGTGTTAATTGTCCGGGATCAAAAATGATAACCATTCCCGATCCTATAATATCACATTCATCTCCATTTTTAATTACCATTCCCGTGTCTTCAGCCAGGCCTATTCCCACTTTATTGGGAAATCTTGCTACGGCTTCAGACAATCTTCCAAAGCGGCCTCGCTGGATAAAATGAGTATCTATAATTATATCGGGAAGTAGAGACATTCCCTGTCGCATTTTGGTAGAAGCCTTTATGAAAGATTCTTTACTGCTCCCGCCGGAGATCATTTCTGAAGACATACACATCGCACCAGCACTTGTACCTGCCACTACGAACTCTTCATTTTTATAACGAGATATCAGGATCTTGTGAAATTCAGTTTTTTTAATATAAGTGGTAATTTTTGACTGATTTCCTCCGGAAAATAAAACGCAATCTACAGTACGCAATTTCTCAAGGTTGGCTTCGTACTCTGCTTCAGCCTTTGAACCAATATAAAGAGGTTCTACATTCTCACATCCAAGTTTACGGAAGGCATCAATGTACATATTTCCCACTTCTTCGGGTATACCTGATGCGGTGGTTACCACAAGGATTTTTGAATTTTTTCCTCCGCTCTCAAGCAGTACTCTTGCAAGTATGCCCTTACTTATATATTCCAACCTGAATCTGTTGGCTTTATGATAGCCTTTATCTTCATTTCCTCCAATTGGGATGAGGGTTCCTTTAATCATAAAATAACATTAAAATTGATTGCAAAACTAACTTAATTATATTTTGATTCATAAATTAAGAGGGGTAATCCTTAAATCCTTCCGGGAAAAAAGGAAATAAAAAAGAAAAAGAATTCATGAAAATTAGAAAGATTAACGCGATGCGGGGACCAAATTATTGGTCAGTAAGTAAGCATAAATTGATAGTGATGGTGCTGGACCTCGAGGAGATGGAAGAAATGCCATCCAATAAAATAGTAGGTTTTAGAGAGAATTTAGAGAAGCTTTTGCCCAATTTGTATGAACACACCTGTTCTGTTGGTACTCCGGGAGGATTTTTTGAACGCGTAGATGAAGGAACGTGGATGGGTCACATTATTGAACATATCGCATTGGAGATTCAAACAATGGCCGGGATGGATGTGGGGTTTGGCAGGACAAGGGGTTTTGGTGAAAAAGGAGTTTACAATGTGGTCTTCTCTTATATGGAAGAGGAAGTTGGACGTTATGCAGCCAGGGCAGCAGTAAGGATTTGTGAGGCTTTAATTAAAGGAGAAGATTACGATCTCACAGATGATATTCAGGAGATGCGGGAACTACGTGAGGAAGTTAGGCTGGGACCGAGTACAGGGTCTATAGTAAAAGAGGCAGAATCCCGGGGCATTCCCTGGATAAGACTTAATAAATATTCTCTTTGCCAGCTTGGTTATGGTGCCAATCAAAAAAGAATTCAGGCCACGGTGACGAGTGAAACCAGCAATATTGCTGTAGACATTGCCTGTGATAAGGAGGAGACAAAATATTTACTTGAACAGGCAGAAATTCCCGTGCCGCGGGGACGGATTATAAGGAGTGAGGAAAAGCTGAAAAGGGTGGTGGAGAAGATAGGTTTTCCTCTCGTTACAAAACCTAGGTTGATGGAAACCACGGTCGGGGAATTACTGTAGATATAAATTCTATGGAAGAAGCTCTTACTGGTTATAGAGCTGCAAGAAAGATTTCCAGCAGGGTAATTGTTGAAAAGCAGATAATTGGTGAAGATTATAGGCTTCTGGTGATCAATAACAAACTTGTGGCTGCCGCAAAGCGAAATCCCGCTCACGTAACAGGTGATGGCACACGATCAATTCAGCAACTTATAGAAGAGGTCAATAAAGATCCCAGGCGAGGTTACGGTCATGAAAAAATTCTTACTCAAATAACTATAAATGACCTTACTAAAACTATTATTGCTGCTGAAGGTTACAGCCTCGACAGCATTCTTGAAGAGGGTAAAAAGCT is part of the Antarcticibacterium sp. 1MA-6-2 genome and harbors:
- a CDS encoding cyclase family protein, coding for MKAEITYNNKKYKIDLSRPLDCSIGLRGDNKNPVAWYLDAPKIQAVKGEGFVGKVSEGGSVNFNSIHFNPHAHATHTECVGHITREFISINESLKTFFFTARLISVEPERRGEDHIITEELISKKVKPGEVDAIVIRTLPNYIEKRTRHYSHTNWPYLSEATAKYIRDCGIKHLLIDLPSVDREEDGGKLLAHKAFWDYPKNTRINSTITELIYVPNKIEDGDYLLNLQVASFENDAAPSRPVLYKIE
- the rpsI gene encoding 30S ribosomal protein S9 gives rise to the protein MDVIHKIGRRKTAVARVYVNQGKGNITVNKKDLNEYFTTGPLIFKVMQPLNMTNNEENFDIKVNVYGGGITGQAEAIRLALSRAMVELDAENRAILKPEGLMTRDPRMVERKKFGQKKARKKFQFSKR
- a CDS encoding AI-2E family transporter; translation: MLIASYFRGFSTWLRKRTGWNSKITLSLSIFITLALAVGFFWLVGAKVSQQMAELEDNLPTLFEKVEKALNGSTIGHEIVEKGNEVRQSEDMATYISRFFATTFGFLGDIYIILIIGVFFTASPYMYKSGIIQLVPPKRREKANDVFEKLASGLKKWLAAKFLAMLAVFILTAIGLIILDIPMWLALALLAGLLNFVPNFGPLAAAIPAVLVALAISPSTALWVAGLYLVVQLLESSLINPQAQHHLIKIPPALIIISQLLVGSLTGIWGVIFATPLVLVIIILVQELYINQLNKNKEQQETAKAE
- a CDS encoding cyanophycinase, with amino-acid sequence MIKGTLIPIGGNEDKGYHKANRFRLEYISKGILARVLLESGGKNSKILVVTTASGIPEEVGNMYIDAFRKLGCENVEPLYIGSKAEAEYEANLEKLRTVDCVLFSGGNQSKITTYIKKTEFHKILISRYKNEEFVVAGTSAGAMCMSSEMISGGSSKESFIKASTKMRQGMSLLPDIIIDTHFIQRGRFGRLSEAVARFPNKVGIGLAEDTGMVIKNGDECDIIGSGMVIIFDPGQLTHNNYKILKDGTPLTMRNLVTHVLSWGDKYFISDRRVEVMATSKSLI